One region of Chryseobacterium sp. SORGH_AS_0447 genomic DNA includes:
- a CDS encoding TM2 domain-containing protein yields the protein MEINEKQGNYNYNQGTPYKSEKKVVAGILGILLGTFAIHKFYLGYTKTGIIQLVLGIVTCGLVGIIGFIEGIIYLTKSDEEFDRTYVQNQKEWF from the coding sequence ATGGAAATTAATGAAAAACAGGGGAATTACAACTACAACCAAGGAACTCCTTACAAGTCTGAGAAAAAAGTAGTTGCAGGAATCTTAGGAATTTTGCTAGGAACATTTGCCATTCACAAGTTTTATTTAGGCTACACAAAAACAGGAATTATTCAACTGGTATTGGGTATTGTGACCTGCGGGCTGGTAGGAATTATCGGTTTTATTGAAGGAATCATTTACCTTACCAAATCTGATGAAGAATTCGACAGAACCTATGTTCAGAACCAGAAAGAATGGTTTTAA